AAGGAGCGGAGCATCCCCGCCACGTCCCTCTCGGGCGGAAGCCTCTCGACGCGCCTTGCGCCTCGCCTGAGGGGCTCACCCTCGAAGTCCAGAAACCTGAAGCCGCGCGGGCATATCAGGACCTGCGCGAGATGCATGTCTTGATGTGTCCGAATCTTCAGCCCTCCGGGCCAGCGCTCCATCGGGAGGAGGGCTTCCTCAACCGTCCCCCGGGCAGCCTCGAGCTCCCTGCGGCGCCATCCGCGCAGGGCGGAGACGGCCCTTCCGTAGTCGCCGAGGATTTCGTCCCTCCACCTCGCCACATCGTCCCGATCGATGATACCGGGCCGGAGCTCCGGCGGAGCGCGCGTTGAGCTGAGCTGGCTGTGCAGCTCGCCCAGCGCCATCCCGAGCCTCCCCGGAACGCACGTGTGGTGGCCCAGCCCGCGCCGAATCGCCCTGCGCGCGTTGCCTACGAAGGCTGGAAGGGCCGGGAAGCCCTCGATGTGCTCGATGAGGATCGCGGCGCACAGGGGCCTGCCCCCGGGAAAACCTCCCTCTGGGTGGTGGGGCGCAAGCGAGGCCGGCTCCTCCGGAGGCCGGGAGACCATTGGAGAGCCTGGAGCCCCGGAGGGGCTGGAGGTAGCGGCCTGTCCTCCCCCAGCGGGCTCGAAAAAAGCCTCCCCGAGGACGCGGGGCGCGAGACGCGCGCCCCTCTCCGTCAGAAAAGCGAGCATCTCCGGCTCCGGGTTGAAGGGGTCGAGGCGTCTGTAGCTCTTGAGCACAACCCTCCGCCTCCCGATGCAAAAGGAGACGAGGGCGTTGCTGGTGTCGCCGCCGAGCGCCTCAGGCCGGCCCGCACGGCCGCGCGGGAGCTCCCTCATCCTCCACACAACCCTCCCGCGATCGCCCGCGCTGGTCCGGCCCGCCCTCATGCTCTCCACGACGAATGAGACGAACTCGGGGGTGGTCTCGGCCTCGCGGAACCACATTCCCGCGCTCCGGAAGGGCCCGGGGCCCGCAAGGCGCTCCGGAGAAGCGACGAGAGAGACGAAGCGGAGGTCAGGATCGGGCGGGAAGGACAGGACGGCACAGAAGAAGAACGCCCCGCGCCTCTCGAAGAGGGGGACGATCGCGTGAACCTCAACCTGCTCCGCGCCCCCGCACCCCGACCAGCGCGCGGCGGCGAGGTGCCTCGCCGAACCCCTCAGCGCGGCCTCAACAACATCCTCATCCATTCCCCTGTGCCCCTTTCGCTCCATGGACGCCAACGCCCTGCGGAATACGCTGCCGGTTCAGTCCCGCAATCGCCTCCCTTTCACTCTCCGCACCGAATCTCCTCCCTCACCCCCTCAGCGCGTGCCCCTGCCGCTCTATCAGCACCTCCGACCGCTTTTTTCTCCGCGCCGGCGCATTTCGCTCCTCTGGGAGCCGGTGCCCGCCACTCATCCGGACCGCCTCCCGACCCCTCAGACCCTCCCGCAGAGCCGCCTATAGATGTCGAGGGTCTTCCTTGCAGCGATGTCCCATGTGAATCGCCTCTCCACCCTCTCCCTCGCTCGTCGCGCGAATCTTTCCCTCAGCTCTTCGTCGCCGAGGAGGCGGCTGACCGCTTCCGCGAGCGCGCGCGAGTCCCCGGGAGGGACGAGGAAGCCGCTCCTCCCGTCCTCGACGATTTCGGGAATTCCGCCGACGCGAGACGCGACCACGGGAGACCCGCAGGCCATCGCCTCCAGAACAACGAGGCCGAAGGGCTCGTAGAGCGAGGGGGTCACCGAGACCGACGCGGATGAGTAGAGGGCCACGAGCTCCCTCCTGTCGAGCGCGCGGTTGAGCCAGACGACGTCCCTCCTTCCCTTCAGCAACCCCGCCAGCTCGGCCACTATGCCGGGCTCGTCGGGCCTGCCCGTGGCGAGGACCGTCTGAGTCCCGGGCGGGAAGCCCCGGGAGGCCTCAACCAGCACCTGAACGCCCTTCTGGCGGGTCAGCCTGCCGACGAAGAGGACGTAGGGCCTCCCGACGCCGCACCTTTTCAGGACCCTCATGTCCTGCGAGGGCCTGAAAACGCGCGGGTCGATGCCGTTGTGCACGACCGATATTTTTGAGGGGGGGATGGGGTAGCACCTCGTTATGTCCCTTTTCATTCCCTCGGAAACGGCAATGACTCGGTCGCAGGCGAGCAGGCCCTCCCGCTCCATCCATTTGCTCAGCTCGTAGCCGCGGCCTAGCTGCTCGGCCTTCCAGGGCCTCAGGGGCTCCAGACTGTGGACGGTCGCGACCGCCGGAATTCCGTAGAGCTTCTTCGCGAGCGCGCCCGCGAGGTTCATGTACCATGTGTGCGAGTGGACGATGTCGCAGTCCATCGGGTCGGAGACGAGCTCGATGTCCAGCCTGAGGGCGTCGAGGGCGGGCTGATGGGAAGGCGGGCTGGCGGAGTACGTCACCGCTCTCGGCACCATCCGTCCCCCGTCGGGACAGGAGCGCCTCCTCCGCGCGCTCCCGCCACCACCGCCGGAGCTCCTGACAGCCGCGGGCAGCTTTCCTCGCCCCGCTCCGGCTCCGCGCCCCCAGAACTCCTTTCCGTATCTCCTCACTCCCCTCTCCCCGCGCGCCCCGGGGACCCAGAGCGTCCTGACCTCCACATCAATATGCCTCGAGAGGGCGGAGGCCATCGCCGCGACGTGGTGGCCGACGCCGCCGTAGACGTTGGGCGGGTACTCGAGTGAGAGGATGCAGACCTTCATGGCGCCACACGGCTCAATGCGGCTGGACGCTATTAAGGGTTGCCTGGTGGGGTACAGAGCGGGGGCGCCGGGGCTCCCGAAGGCGGTCCGGAGCAGCAGGCCGGGTATGTGATCGGGGGCAGCCTCGCAAGCGCGCTTTCGGTCTAGATGTACAGACCGGGCTCCAGCCACGGGAAGATATTGTCCATATCCCTCAGCCTATCGAGCTCGGCCTGCCCCTGGCCCTCGACCGCGGCCC
This is a stretch of genomic DNA from Thermoplasmata archaeon. It encodes these proteins:
- the glgA gene encoding glycogen synthase, coding for MKVCILSLEYPPNVYGGVGHHVAAMASALSRHIDVEVRTLWVPGARGERGVRRYGKEFWGRGAGAGRGKLPAAVRSSGGGGGSARRRRSCPDGGRMVPRAVTYSASPPSHQPALDALRLDIELVSDPMDCDIVHSHTWYMNLAGALAKKLYGIPAVATVHSLEPLRPWKAEQLGRGYELSKWMEREGLLACDRVIAVSEGMKRDITRCYPIPPSKISVVHNGIDPRVFRPSQDMRVLKRCGVGRPYVLFVGRLTRQKGVQVLVEASRGFPPGTQTVLATGRPDEPGIVAELAGLLKGRRDVVWLNRALDRRELVALYSSASVSVTPSLYEPFGLVVLEAMACGSPVVASRVGGIPEIVEDGRSGFLVPPGDSRALAEAVSRLLGDEELRERFARRARERVERRFTWDIAARKTLDIYRRLCGRV